From the Endozoicomonas sp. Mp262 genome, the window CGCATCAAGGCCACCGAAGAAGTAACAGATCAGGACTCTTCCACTAATGGACTGATTCAACGCTTTAAGCATTTTAATTAATACACCTGGAACGCGTTGTTTTTTAGGACGTCAATTCCCCCTGATTCAACAGCCGGATGCGGATTTTCTGAAAAAATCCAGCATGCTCAGCAAGGCGCAACTTACAGCTAATGGGCGTACAGCCCTTGGTAAAAGGTGAAGCGCAGCAGAGCATGTTGGTGTTTTTTAGAAACCGCAGGGGACCATTTACTCACTGCAAATGTGTGTTGAGATAATGGAGCGGCCAGCTGCTGAATCCAGGGTTATGACACTCTTTCTATGGATTTACATTAATAACACAATGATCAATAAGTCAATTCCTCTGACAGACCTTCACCGTCACCTTGACGGTAATATTCGCCCTGCCACCATTTTGGAACTGGGGCAAAAGCATAATCTGGAACTACCCGCTGCCACATTGCAGGACCTGGTCCCCCATGTTCAGGTTGTTTCCAATGAACCAGACCTGGTAAGTTTCCTGAAAAAACTGGACTGGGGTGTGGCAGTCCTTGCTGATTACGACGCTTGTCGTCAGATTGCCTATGAAAATGTTGAAGATGCCATGAAAGCTGGCATTGATTACGCCGAGTTGCGCTTCAGCCCTTCCTATATGGCCATGGCTCATCGGCTCAATCCTCAGGGCGTCGTAGAAGCTATCATTGATGGCGTCACTGCCGGTAGCCGGGATTTTGGTATTAAAACCAACCTGATCGGTATTATGAGCCGCACCTTTGGTCAGGAGGCCTGCCAGGTTGAACTGGATGCCTGTCTGGCGTTTAAAGACAAACTGGTTGCCATCGACCTGGCAGGTGACGAACTGGGCAAGCCTGGCGAGCTCTTTACCGGACACTTCAAACAGGTTCACGATGCAGGCCTTCATGTCACTGTTCATGCCGGTGAAGCCGCAGGTGCCGAAAGTATGTGGCAAGCGATTAAGGAACTGGGCGCAACCCGGATTGGTCATGGTGTTAAAGCCATTGAAGACCCCAGGCTGATGGATTATCTCGTAGAACACAACATTGGTATTGAGTCCTGCCTCACCTCCAATGTCCAGACCAGTACTTGCGAAAGTCTTGCCAGCCATCCTTTAAAGCGCTTTCTCGAGCATGGTGTCTTAGCCACACTCAATACCGATGATCCCGCTGTTGAGGGTATTGAGTTACCCCATGAATATGAAATAGCAGCTCCTGCGGCAGGACTCAGCCAGAAAGATATCTGTCAGTGTCAGGAAAATGGTTTGGCTGTTGCCTTTCTCAGTGATCAGGAAAAGGCTGAACTGAAGCAAACGGTAGCAAATGGTTGATGGCTAGACTCGTTCCCAGGTTCCTGAGGGTATCACGAAGGATATTTTGATTTACCACAGAGGCATAAAAACACGGATGCTTGTCGTTTAAAAGTATAAAAAAACCGAGCCTCTGTACCTTTGTGGTTCCAAAAAAAAGTCATTGGGCTAATGCCATTTGTGACAGTCCCGGGACTCTGGGAGCAAGAAGCAATAAACTCGGTGTCTTTTTTGAGGCAATGCTATTTTTTGCTCGCTTCCAGTGACGGCAGTTTATTAAACCGGTACTCCTGATCCCCCTTGGATAGAATCAACGTATCATCTCCCTCATACTTAACATGAGGGTTACCTCCCAACAGGTTTTGCAACGCTTCTTCCCGCTTGCGATCCTGACCATAACAAGCCATCAACGTTGAAGCCAAATGACCAATAACAAGCCGGTCTCCATCCATCTCCATGGTAGCCATCATTTGATTGCAACCGGCATACGCTGATATCCGGTCATCCTTCACCTGAAAGCTCATCGGTGTATCGCCTATGGATGGTGTTACTTCCTGCCAACGGCCTTCGGGCAGGGTTCCATTCATAGTACTACAACCTGTCAGCAAAGCTGCCGCCAGAGCCCCCCAACAAATAGCTTTCTTCACGATAGGGTTCTCGACCAATAAAAAAAACGGCAAGTATAATACTAGTTTCTATGGTTGATTGTTATGACCTTTTCTACTCACTCCAAGGCCGTTAAAAGATCCGTTCTCAGGGTCAATTTGTGATTCAAAGGCACTAAGTCTTTTATAAATTGACATTAACTCTATGATTGAACTCCATGAGTGCACCAAAAACTGGAATGAGTTTTCTACCCGGTTAAAGGCATTCAGTACTTGCTGCATTACACCAAGAGTAATAGCACCGGCAATGATAGTTGGCCCCATTGCAATTAACGGAACAATCACTGAAAACTGAATATACGACCATTTTGCTATATCAAAATAAAGATAGTGCTTATACAGCGTAAAGTAGTTCCGGCGCACATTGGCATAAAGTTCTTTTATAGTTGGAGGCTCGGCGCGGGTTTCATAATCTTCCCCAAAAACCAGTTCCTTGCGATAGGCCGCTTCAACTTTTTGATTATTAAATTCAAGACCTGGCAACTTAATTCCTATCAAGGCCAACAGAACTGTACCAGAAAAAGCAGAGACAATGGCAATCCATACCAGGGAGTCATCAATAGATCCCAACCACGGAAGCTCAGTAATAAGCTCACTAAACCGGGCTAGTATTGGTACAAACACCATCAGGGTGAATACGGAACGCATAAAACTGACACCGATACTTTCCACCAGGCTGGCAAAACGCATGGTATCTTCCTGAACCCGCTGGGAGGCTCCCTCAATATGCCGCAGCTTTGACCAGTTCATCATATAAAACTCATTCATCGCTGTTCGCCAGCGAAAAATATAATGGCGTATAAAGAAACTGATCAGTACTGCAACCACAATATAGATCGCAGCAATGGTTGAAAATGTCAGACACTTTTGAAGGAATTCAGAAAAAGTAACATTGCCGGGGTGCGTCAAAATCTGTTGCAGCGTGTCATAAAAATCGCCATACCACTCATTAATCCTGACATCCAGTTGAACCTGAAAATAGGTGGTGGCCAAAATAACCAGGCTGCCAAGAACAGACCAAAGCCACCAGCGTCGGCCTAGAAAAAATGATTTGAACATACTACCTGCCAAACACATTACAGTTATTAATGAATTATTTATTGACTACTGTATTTGGCAACAGTTCCCTGATCTGACCCGGATATTTGATGGGTTTAAAAACAGCTTATTCTTGACGTGTTCATTAAGCGAAGCGATGGCTGAAGCACGCCCTTCACAGCTCCATCAAACAACAGCCCCTAGCTGGGCGCGATTTAGATTTATCCACCTGACCTCTTGGCATCATAGCCCTGCTTTTTCAGCACATCCACCATAATATCCACATGGTCGCCCTGGAGTTCGATATTACCATCCTTGACTGCCCCTCCGCCGCCACAGCGTTTTTTCAGCTGTTTGGCAAATGCCTTAAGGTCATTTCCCGTCATGGGCAGGCCAGTAATCACCGTGACCACCTTGCCACCACGCCCTTTTTTTTCAGGCCTGACCCTGACGCTGCCATCGCCCTGGGGGACAGTATCTTTTACTTTCTCTTCTTTAACCCGTCCGGTTTCTGTGGAGTAAACCAGCCGGCTATCACTGTTACTGCTGTACTTAGTCATTCTTACATCTCTGTAGGGGGAGGGGAAACCCTGGCCCGGAAGCATGAATATCCATACAGCTATTGAATAAGTTGAAACACCCGTATGCATTCCCGGCGAGGAGAGGTTGTCGCGAAACCCTCAGGACGCTGGGAACGAGGCGCTTATCTTGTATAGATATTAACGCTTAGTGGCACTAGCCTTTTTCCAGCAGACGACGCAGGTCAATAATCGCTGCATTGGCCCTGGATATGTAGTTCGCCATCACCAGAGAGTGGTTGGCCAGGAAGCCAAAGCCATCACCATTAAGAATCATTGGACTCCAAACAGTATCCTGGGTAGCTTCCAATTCCCGGATAATCTGCTTCAGGCTGATCAGGGCATTTTTTTTGCGTAGCACATCGCCGAAATCTATTTCAATGGCACGAAGCAGATGAATTAAGGCCCAGGATGTACCTCGAGCTTCATAGAAGACATCATCAATTTCCAGCCAGGGTGTTTTTACCATCACAACAGCATCCATATCCGTAGACTGGGATGCTTCCGGATCACCCGCCAGGTCAGTATTTAACCGGCGTTTGCCTACACTGGCACTCAAGCGCTGTGACAAGCTACCAAGGCGGGTTTCCACATCAGTGAGCCAACGGGTGAGGTTATCTGCTCTGGCATAGAACTGGGCCGGGTCTTGCTGATTGGGCAACCGTTTCATATAGCTTTCCAGTTTATCGATACCCCGCTGGTATTCTTTCTCACTGGCCGGCAACATCCAGCTTTTAGCATCAAAGTTAAACTGGGGTTCGGCCACCGCCAGATCCCGGTCTTCCTTGGACTGGGACTGGGAACGGCTAAAGTCTTTACGAAGGGCGCGAGCCATGTCCCTGACCTGAACAAGTACGCCCAATTCCCAATTAGGCATATTATCCATGAACACACTGGGAGGCATGATATCGTTGCGTAAATAGCCGCCCGGCTTAGTCAGCAATGTATTGGAAATACGGTACAGGGTTGCAGTGGTGGTATACCCTGTCACCACTTCATTGCCATGATATGCAGCTATTTTTTCAGCATTTCCCTGGACAGAGAACTGGTCCGGCTCAATACTCCAGTAAATGCCAAGAGCTGTGATCAAAACCAGTATGCCTGCCAGGAAAAAAAGCAGGATTTTGCTTTTTACCTTGCTACCGGCCACTTCAAAACCCACTCTTATTCGTTCTTTAAAACCGTCCAAAGCCATAATATCCTCACCTGCCCACTACACCTGAAGCCTGTAAAGTCTGTCTATGATATTTTCATTCCGTAAAAGCGTCATCAGTCAGCTCTATACAGAGCCCGGTAGCTATTATCCTCCATAACAGTAGTAATACCAATCGCTGATTTAAAATCTTATTTTGTGTTTGTTTGTCGAGAGTGGGGAGCTGTATTGCACTTTGATTCTTAATCCCTAAATCCCACTTAACGCTCAAAGGATGAGGACACAGGCTGCGCCCACTTACAGCACGTTAGGGAAAGAACATGGCCACTAACATAAACTGCTTTTGATTTCTGATC encodes:
- the add gene encoding adenosine deaminase — its product is MERPAAESRVMTLFLWIYINNTMINKSIPLTDLHRHLDGNIRPATILELGQKHNLELPAATLQDLVPHVQVVSNEPDLVSFLKKLDWGVAVLADYDACRQIAYENVEDAMKAGIDYAELRFSPSYMAMAHRLNPQGVVEAIIDGVTAGSRDFGIKTNLIGIMSRTFGQEACQVELDACLAFKDKLVAIDLAGDELGKPGELFTGHFKQVHDAGLHVTVHAGEAAGAESMWQAIKELGATRIGHGVKAIEDPRLMDYLVEHNIGIESCLTSNVQTSTCESLASHPLKRFLEHGVLATLNTDDPAVEGIELPHEYEIAAPAAGLSQKDICQCQENGLAVAFLSDQEKAELKQTVANG
- a CDS encoding META domain-containing protein; amino-acid sequence: MNGTLPEGRWQEVTPSIGDTPMSFQVKDDRISAYAGCNQMMATMEMDGDRLVIGHLASTLMACYGQDRKREEALQNLLGGNPHVKYEGDDTLILSKGDQEYRFNKLPSLEASKK
- a CDS encoding putative transporter, which codes for MFKSFFLGRRWWLWSVLGSLVILATTYFQVQLDVRINEWYGDFYDTLQQILTHPGNVTFSEFLQKCLTFSTIAAIYIVVAVLISFFIRHYIFRWRTAMNEFYMMNWSKLRHIEGASQRVQEDTMRFASLVESIGVSFMRSVFTLMVFVPILARFSELITELPWLGSIDDSLVWIAIVSAFSGTVLLALIGIKLPGLEFNNQKVEAAYRKELVFGEDYETRAEPPTIKELYANVRRNYFTLYKHYLYFDIAKWSYIQFSVIVPLIAMGPTIIAGAITLGVMQQVLNAFNRVENSFQFLVHSWSSIIELMSIYKRLSAFESQIDPENGSFNGLGVSRKGHNNQP
- the yciH gene encoding stress response translation initiation inhibitor YciH, which gives rise to MTKYSSNSDSRLVYSTETGRVKEEKVKDTVPQGDGSVRVRPEKKGRGGKVVTVITGLPMTGNDLKAFAKQLKKRCGGGGAVKDGNIELQGDHVDIMVDVLKKQGYDAKRSGG
- a CDS encoding DUF2333 family protein, with product MALDGFKERIRVGFEVAGSKVKSKILLFFLAGILVLITALGIYWSIEPDQFSVQGNAEKIAAYHGNEVVTGYTTTATLYRISNTLLTKPGGYLRNDIMPPSVFMDNMPNWELGVLVQVRDMARALRKDFSRSQSQSKEDRDLAVAEPQFNFDAKSWMLPASEKEYQRGIDKLESYMKRLPNQQDPAQFYARADNLTRWLTDVETRLGSLSQRLSASVGKRRLNTDLAGDPEASQSTDMDAVVMVKTPWLEIDDVFYEARGTSWALIHLLRAIEIDFGDVLRKKNALISLKQIIRELEATQDTVWSPMILNGDGFGFLANHSLVMANYISRANAAIIDLRRLLEKG